A single genomic interval of Alteromonas sp. BL110 harbors:
- a CDS encoding anti-phage deoxyguanosine triphosphatase, whose product MATSEWELALHERRLPRSETRDGDHRNPYQRDKARVLHSAAFRRLQAKTQVLGVGLSDFYRTRLTHSLEAAQIGTGITAQLWVKFPDIANTLALDPTLIETLCLAHDIGHPPFGHGGEIALNYMMHQYGGYEGNGQTFRIITQLEPYTAEHGMNLCRRSVLGLVKYPNFIDALHSKSPSPERPLSLRQVKAHDWHPPKGLFRCDEPLFDWLLAPFSNEDKDAFMQFTAKPNSHSKTRFKSFDCSIMELSDDIAYGIHDLEDAIVMDMVDKDQFVVDVTEPLAALDVKWLSKNIETLTNKLFSAAHHERKNAIGALVNSFITAIEIKGVEGFAHPLLAFNAVMPEKFAHALELFKRFVFNKVIRRPDVQLLEYKGQLVVMELFEAFASDPDRLLPENTQVRWRKACENDNGMRVLADYISGMTDEFASRLYSNIFSPKQGGIQDSLHM is encoded by the coding sequence TTGGCAACAAGTGAATGGGAATTAGCATTACACGAGCGTCGTTTACCCCGTAGCGAAACAAGGGACGGCGATCATCGTAATCCATATCAACGTGATAAAGCACGCGTGCTTCACAGCGCGGCGTTTCGCAGGTTGCAGGCGAAGACCCAAGTGCTTGGCGTGGGGCTAAGCGACTTCTATCGCACGCGACTTACACACTCTCTAGAAGCCGCCCAAATTGGCACGGGAATAACGGCTCAGCTTTGGGTGAAATTTCCAGATATTGCCAATACGTTGGCACTTGACCCTACGCTAATCGAAACCCTCTGCTTGGCTCACGATATTGGTCACCCACCTTTTGGTCATGGCGGTGAAATTGCGCTCAATTATATGATGCACCAATACGGCGGGTATGAAGGAAACGGCCAAACTTTTAGGATCATCACTCAACTAGAGCCCTACACCGCCGAACACGGCATGAATTTGTGTAGAAGAAGCGTATTAGGCTTGGTTAAATATCCGAACTTTATTGATGCCCTTCATAGTAAAAGCCCCTCGCCTGAACGTCCGCTTTCGCTTCGACAGGTTAAAGCTCATGACTGGCATCCGCCGAAGGGGCTATTTCGTTGCGACGAACCTTTATTCGACTGGTTACTTGCGCCATTTAGCAATGAAGATAAAGATGCATTCATGCAGTTTACTGCAAAACCGAATTCCCACAGCAAAACTCGATTTAAGTCGTTTGACTGTTCAATTATGGAATTATCTGACGATATCGCCTATGGCATTCACGATTTAGAAGATGCCATAGTTATGGATATGGTCGACAAAGATCAATTTGTAGTTGATGTAACCGAACCACTTGCAGCGCTTGATGTGAAGTGGCTTTCAAAGAACATTGAAACATTAACTAACAAACTGTTCAGTGCAGCACATCACGAAAGAAAGAATGCCATTGGTGCATTGGTAAATAGCTTTATTACAGCTATTGAAATAAAAGGCGTGGAGGGATTCGCTCATCCGCTACTTGCGTTTAACGCAGTAATGCCTGAAAAATTTGCGCACGCCCTAGAGCTTTTCAAACGCTTTGTGTTTAACAAGGTAATACGCCGCCCCGATGTGCAGCTTCTTGAATACAAAGGGCAGCTGGTGGTTATGGAGCTTTTTGAAGCTTTTGCATCAGATCCTGACCGTTTACTTCCCGAAAATACCCAAGTCCGCTGGCGTAAGGCCTGTGAGAACGACAATGGAATGCGCGTTCTCGCCGACTATATATCTGGCATGACCGACGAATTCGCCTCTCGCTTGTACAGCAATATCTTTTCACCAAAACAAGGCGGTATTCAAGATAGTTTGCATATGTAA
- the yfbR gene encoding 5'-deoxynucleotidase — MSDRSHFFAHLARLKLINRWPLMHNVRTENVQEHSLQVAMVAHALALIKNKFFGGTLNPDRIATMAIFHDVSEVLTGDLPTPVKYFNPAIKEEYKKIEKIAENKLIEMAPEAFREDYAALIDHHYHSEEEAFIVKAADVLCAYLKTLEELAAGNQEFKLAKKRLDKTLKEYHSEEVDYFLTRYVPSFSLSLDEITQDDM; from the coding sequence GTGTCTGATAGAAGTCACTTTTTTGCTCATTTAGCGCGTTTAAAGCTTATTAATCGCTGGCCGCTAATGCATAATGTGCGCACAGAAAATGTGCAGGAGCATAGTTTGCAGGTGGCCATGGTTGCCCACGCCCTTGCTTTAATTAAAAATAAGTTTTTTGGCGGCACGTTAAACCCTGACCGCATAGCTACCATGGCAATATTTCACGATGTGTCTGAGGTACTGACGGGAGACCTCCCTACCCCAGTGAAATACTTCAATCCAGCGATCAAAGAAGAATATAAAAAAATAGAGAAAATTGCAGAGAATAAGCTTATTGAAATGGCGCCTGAAGCGTTTCGTGAAGACTATGCAGCACTGATTGATCATCACTACCATAGTGAAGAAGAAGCTTTTATTGTGAAAGCTGCCGATGTGCTTTGTGCCTACCTTAAAACGCTCGAAGAACTGGCTGCTGGCAATCAAGAGTTTAAGCTAGCTAAAAAGAGACTAGATAAAACGCTAAAAGAATATCACTCTGAAGAAGTGGACTACTTCTTAACGCGCTACGTACCAAGCTTTTCTCTAAGTCTTGATGAAATTACGCAAGACGATATGTAA